The following proteins are encoded in a genomic region of Xenopus laevis strain J_2021 chromosome 3L, Xenopus_laevis_v10.1, whole genome shotgun sequence:
- the ramac.L gene encoding RNA guanine-N7 methyltransferase activating subunit yields MTEAFGAQELFEKMFEQRFTDNDQDYQEYLKREQDQPPVVEDWKMGNQRNTDRYRDNRHHRGWDGRQNWSSNSYNQSYGRGGWGNSYNQYRQDRPYYPQGRYTHNPSNQRFHSDRY; encoded by the exons ATGACTGAGGCGTTTGGAGCTCAGGAACTTTTTGAAAAGATGTTTGAACAGCGGTTTACAGACAATGACCAGGATTACCAGGAGTATCTTAAAAGGGAGCAAGACCAACCCCCAGTTGTCGAAGACTGGAAAATGGGAAACCAAAGAAATACAGATAG atatCGTGATAATAGACATCATAGAGGATGGGATGGAAGGCAAAACTGGTCCAGCAACAGCTACAATCAGTCATACGGAAGGGGAGGTTGGGGGAACAGCTATAACCAGTACAGACAAGACCGACCTTACTACCCACAAGGACGCTACACAcacaaccctagcaaccaaaggTTTCACTCAGATCGATATTAG